AGCGAGCTTCATCCCAAACATGAAAGGCCCTGACGTCCCCCCATTGTCTGCGACTCCCTCTTCCAGCAACAGTGCGGCGGACAGGCCCAGCTGTTTCTTCTACCTCGCCTCCCTGCCATTTCACATCAGCCTGTAATCTGGCCTAACATGCTGTGAAGCTTTTCTCATCTGAGCCTCCGAGCAGTTCAGTCTTTAATGAGCGCCCACTCATATTCCAAATATCCCCAGCGATCTCTGTGAAGACCTGTGTCCCATAAGCGTTGATTTGTTTCTATCTCCTGACCTGCGGCCTGTGCGGCCTGCTGCTAATGGGCTGAAGTCAAGCATAACGTCAGTACATGCCATTTAACTCCTAAAAGGGGTTAATGCACTAATGGGCAGTTTGATCGagcaaaacacatttgtttagaCTCTGAACCTTGAATTAAGCCAATTAGATCGGAAAAGCAGGTAAATCAGCCCTTTGGTCATATCAATATATAGTCATCAATTAATGGAAGCTGAGCGAGGGACAATCAACCCCAATTACCAAATataacagagacagaaaaactaaaaccgTTGCACACaatattacattttcttttgctaATTCATTAAAGTATTTTATTAAGTActcaaaaaaatcaaaagtttatttaaaatactgtatatttgtcagactcgaagcaggcggcggacccacatgcacagcacgaaggcgagatgaatattaaacgcaggtttatttctcaaggcaaggtcagacggtccaggtcatacacaagaaggctcagtgataagaacaaaggggagcaggcaatctcgagtccggtatacacgcagggtttgatacacaggaggtcacggcaaaagtacaggcagggatcaggcaaaaactcacggtcggttagttagtccagggtcaggcaggatacacggtgcaaagcaaaacaggaacaaaacacgaggaacacgaaacacgggaaacttcaagacgctcaggaaactcacgaaactcaggagacacaagaaactcggggactcaggaaactcggaacactcaggagacacaagatACTCGGAACTCTCAAGAAACACGGGACAAtaatgaaactcgacaatctggcaagggactatgggaacaggagctgactaaatacacaggtgagtgattaactgattacagacaggtgtgggtaatgagctagggagaacaacagaactgataacaggaagtcaacaaaataaaacaggacatggcgtgacgacaggaaacaactagaaacaaaacccaaatcatgacaatATTATCTTTCCTTCCAGTCAACAAAGGTGATTCTCAGAAATCTAACAAAACTAATATATTCAGATCACATTCACATATGATACAGCTGACTCTCACTACTTAAAAGATagaaataattaatattaagcTCAAAATGGGTTAAAAATAGATGcttattaaaattatttaacaTCTTTCAAACAGCTAATTGAAAACTGGCCTAATCCTCGCAGGAGTTCAGGACACAATCCttttaataaaactattttaatatCCCAGgccattttaatttgtttgctCAAATATATCTATCTATTTATGGACAGCATTATTTCATCAAATAGCTGCGTGTGTCACACACTaattcacacacagaaaatcctgaattacaataattaaaaaatggaCAGAtgctaataaaaaaacaatacatcctctgctgcttgtttctaCCACACAGTTTTACTTCAATTGCATTTATTCACATATGTGGCCACATTAAGAAACGATGGTGAATCATACCTGTATGACAGGTCAGGTAATTCTCAGTCAGGTATAATGTGCCTGGGGATTGTTTGAATTGTCAAATACAGCTGGATATAAATAAAGCGACCAGCCCACAGGCACAGAATCTTATCTTCAGTCGGACTCTAAGTCGCACTGACTGAATTTATTGTCCTGTCTCATTTCTCATTCATCTGACTGACTCTGCGTACGAACCAAGGAGGAAGCGTTTCCCGAAAACTGCTCAAGCGAAAAGCAACAACAGTTTCCCCTTCAATTCAAAAGGACcagcgtgtacagtatgtgtggttGTATTTTAGCGTCGTAGCAATGACGCCGCTGAACGCTTTGAAGGACGTGCATTCTTGGAAAGCTGTGCGAGTGAGGAAGAAAGCTGGGATTGcttcaaaagcagaaacattgACATTTAGGGAGCATGTAAATGAAAGAgcacaacagaaacacacacctgcgcacacctGACTGTGTTCAGGAGGTGGAACAGGCCTGTTCTGTAATCTACATGTCGGCACTTTGTGACAGGGGCTTTTTTGTGCATGTTCACGACGCGATCCTGCAATAACAGCCCGTGACCTTTGCACAAACACCCGCTTGCACTTAATTTGAGGGGCAGGAGTGCTTGTCACTGCCTGTGCGCTCCGTTTGTACAACAAATCAGAGATGCAACTTGACTGAAGCGCCTCCCTGGATTTTAGCTGACTCGTCACGCCGCTCTGTTGCTGATGCTCTGTCAAACcctgggaggtggaggctgcagcaaaGGCATGCTTCTAATACAAAGGACTCACACAGCCGCAGTTCATTTTAATAAGAGGGCATGTTGAGTGAGACACAGTGAAATGATTGGAGCTACAGTAATGAATGCCCACGCTGACGTGAATAACGTTCAGCGGAGCCGTAACTGACCAGAAACATATTTTTCCCCCTGAGAGCAATAACCGTCCATGTCCTTGCACTCATTTGACTGTGCTATTGTCACAGCGAGGTAGTCCTTCCAGTGCACTGGGCATCACAGTCCCCTTTCACTGCTGCCTCTGAGGTGAGGATGCTGTGGGTGCACGGAGATCTACATGTGTAACCATGCATGCACATTAGAAATGTGGAACTGATAAATATTGGCTCGATTGGCCTCATTAGTTATTAAAGTCTCGTTAACCTAAGCTGTTTACAGTCCATAACGGGGTCTGTTGCTGCTGACATGACTCATGCCACTGCACCGTCCTGTCCATTCACATATTACTCAGTTACACGTTTTGAAACCTGTGAACCACTAACGcgcctcagcagcagaggaaaataTCCAAAGcgatcctggttctgctcagacGGGCGATACACAAATAGGAGAGCGGAGCACATACGCAAAAAATCACAGGCAACACAAAAGGGAAACTACGTGATCGTGTTCCGATCTAGTTCGGATCAAGTGTTAGTTAAAACcccgcgctgcgttcagggtaAACAATTTCCTCAGTAAACTACAAACACTGGAAGTTTCTTCAAATAGTGGAAATAACCAGTTTAACAGCGACAATAACAAACGCTCCCTGAAAGCGCCGTTAAGTTAGTTTTCAACTAGTTTGCTTTCATTGGAAAAGAAAAAGTTGAAAAGTTGCTTTGTTACCTCCCGACGTGAGCTCGACCAGGAGCGACCACCAGAGCAGAGCGCAGAGCCGCAACTTGCGCACGGGCTTGTTCCCAGCGGAGTCCATGTTCCTGGTCCCGGTGGGAGCGTCGAGGTGGCGAACGGGCCCGTTACATGTTTACTGAGCGGCACCGGTGGCGTCAAACCCCGCAGGACGGTCCAGACAGTTCTCCGAAGCTTGGCGAtgcgggcgggcgggcgcgcgcagcagcagctcccggttTGGACTGGAGCACCGCTGTAGGTCCCGGTCTAACTCCGCCTCGTGCGCGTTCGCAGGGAAGAATAAAAGCACGTCAATCActggttttcaaaataaaggcttaAAGTGGAACATGCTTCAGCTCAATTTGACCTAAGATCACGAggacataataataacaataacaaggAATAGGGCATATTATTCAAATATATTTACGCATTCACATACAAAGTGTTTAATTATCACAACTCATAAACACTTACATGCCAATTGACATAGTAGCTtatgattaaaaaataataattaattccccatttataaaatatgaatatagTGCTTATGAAAGCTAAGCACACCTTCAAACGAGTAAGGGATCGTTTGATCATTGTAGTATTAGCCCATCCAGTTAAGTGATTGAACCTGTGTTAGCTGTTTTGGTTTAATAAAGTGGTGAATTGTTTGCTTGTGGTTCCCACAGATTGACGCTCGCTCCTACTAAACGAGGGTAATGTTTGGCTAATGTTCTTGTCACTGCCAGCAGCATGATGTGGTACTTGTATTGTCACAAGGTTTGCTGTTGTCCAGCACCCAGGTCAAAGGACGTGGAAGGTACCAGGAGTGTATTTTTACAATGCAGTTGATTCTCTCTGAACACAAACATGAGATGCAGTGGTAAACTTGTCTGTAACATCGCTGACCCGTTTGGTGACGACTCAGTGATTGTCTGGGGAGGGATGTGGGTCACCTACAGTACCCGGACTCCTGTGAAGTACTGGTGCACTGGGCCCTGGGTTTCTCCTGTATAATTCCCAGTCTCGTGGCTGCGTGTTAAGAGCACTGATGCCCCTGACTGGACCTCATAGACACTCACAGACTGAGCTTAATTTATATTGAGTACATATGGTACATTCTGCATCAGTGCATCTCAAGCCACCAAGAACCACCACAGACTATCCAGAAGCTCACTGATGCCCTGATACAGGTCTGGAAGGAGATCCCCTAGGACACCATCTGCTGCCTGCAGTTTCTACAAAATCTTTAATTAATGTTACAAAACGACTGTACACTACGCATACAATCATACATTATTTATGAGCACAGTCTCTTACATAACACAGCATTTTGTAATCATTTACTTATTCATGTTTTTTGTGCAGCTGTTATGTATGCAAATCATGCTATATTAGAGTttatggaccccccccccaacaagtTTACAATGCTGTATTACTATGTTACcacagtaacatacagtattaatacaGCGTTGTAAACTAAACAAATTGACACACTCCTAGTTAATTAAGctagtttaattattatatacaATGGCATATACATGTATGCTttacaaaatgttttaattggAATTATTTAATTATCTCAAATATATTATTAGATGCAGTTTTATTACTGTTACAGTCACAGAACTGTCTAAGACTTAAATCTTTAAAATGGAATGAAGGTGTTTGGCACAATCTGCTGCTACACTGACATACTACGTTCATCAGGTTCCCAGAAGTTTTCTGAACTCTTGCTTGATACAGCCGTAAATAAGTTGGTAGAAAAACCTGTTCGGTGCCATAATGTCAGTAACCATCTCAGTGTGGTTGACTTTGGGGAGCAGAAGGAGCGACACCTTCACAGACAGCGAGCTGAGAATCACAGAGAATTTTGTGGAAGATTCAACAGGAACGATAATGTCATTGGTCCCATGGAGCAAAATGAACGGTGGCACTCTGAcagaaattaagaaaaaaaaaacacagctgtgacGCATTTTATCATTATTAAGACTAATATCAGTTTTAAAAAGCTTAACGTTTGACGGTATTGTCTCACCTGTCCAGTTTGTCCTGGTTGAGATTCTTTACTACATGTGTTGGTGAGTAGTATGCAAAGTTTTCCACTCCGTTCATGGCTTTGTGCATGCTGGAGATGTATTCGACTGCTCGTTTCTGCTCGTGTTTATAATGCTCCATGATATCATACACACCACTTAGACCTGTTtggaaaacaacataaaactaAAGCAACTAATTTAACCAAATGTGTCTATCTATTGAACTTTACACTGTTTTAGCATTAAACATGTTTGACTGGATCTTGGTGAGACCATCAGTGATCCTTACCAATAACTCCTCGTACTGCGCGTGTGATATCTTGTTGCTGGCTGAGTTCTATGAAAAGCTCATCTCTTGTATCAGTGAGAAACAGTGTAGTCAGTGCACACAGATGTGCACCTGCCGAATGGCCAATTAACACGATGCTGTCCTAAAGGAGACAAACCGGATAATATGTTTAAGCTTCCAATGAATCCTGGGAAATTGCAGATCCATTTGGACAAACTAAATTAGACAATCTATAGACAAAATATAGACTAATAGTACACTACCATTACATCTTTAGATTTCAATTCTTGGATTTTTTGGTTTTATCAACACAGATTTGACTTGCCCTTGTCATTTTTACTTCCAAGACATATTGTGAGATATACATACTTTGTCAAAGTTGAACTTCTCTCCATTCTCTTGAGCCCAAACCAAGCAGTCAGCAATATCTTGCACCATTCCTAACACATTCCCCTGGTAATAAAATTAAACCAGCAGTCAGATGACAtagtaaatatttataataaattaaatattctcTTTAATTACACTGGCATAATCCGCATTTTTAGTCAACAGAGTTagaatacatacagtatatactatattaataatttaaatggCAATGCAGTGTGTTCTAAGGACAGTACCTTTGGATAGATGCAGTAATCTGGGCATATGACAGTTGCATTCAGCTCATCAGCCATCTGCTTGGCCAGCAAACAGTAAATAGTTCTTTCTCCAGAGCCCCACGCACCCCCATACACGAAAACTACCAGTGGGGTAAGAATATCTCCAGCCATGCGCTCATGTGGAGGGTAGTACAAGTCCAGTTTGTTGCTTCTGCGGCCAAATGTGATGCCCTTTGAGATGCACCAATATATAATAAGTAAAACTTCGATGTTATTTACTGCACACTTTTACTGACACAAATATAATAGCATTATTAATGTTACTTAAAACctctaattataataatatatacagtaataagtAATATACAGCACACATGggtaaaatgatcaaattacatatttacctttttaaagtgtttatgatttttattattgttgtacCATGACTTCCACTGAATGTAAAGTCTCCCATACTGCAGATATTTGAGAGTTTCAAGCACAGCTCTGGTCAGAGTGTATATCCTTCTAATAAAGAGATAAACCATGAAAAATTATAACTAGTTCATGTTAATCCATATAAAACTTTCAATAGCAAagtcttttttaaaaattaccTTGGTTTTAGAGCTTCTATGTACTTCTTATATCCAGGCTTAATGGGCCAGCCATAAAACCACTGAACAGCTATAGAGACAGAGTAGGGGACACCCACCAACAGGACACCCACTGCCACGGGCACTGACATGTGGTCTCTTAACCCTGACCTtcacatacaaatataaaaattattCATTCAAATATAATTCTACTCAGAATGATTTTCAGAATGTATTCCAGCGGCTCTCACATGTTGTGCTTCAGTCTGTTTGCctttgcccaaggacacttcagaACTGTCCTTGCACTGTTTGGTCTGTGTTGGTCATCAGGTAGATGCTTTTAGCATCTCCGAGTGTCTGACCTTTGGCCTGCTAAAAAATGCGCAGCAGAGCATTATGACCTACATTTATTAGCAACTTTACATAACTTAAAGGCTTGACACAATACTGTAATCTATATTAAAATCTATTTATCCTTAAGTCATTTATAAGTGCAAAGAAAACATTAGTTTTGTCTATAACTATTAGCAAGTGAGATGTTTTGTTTACACATTTCCATTTCTGACTTAAAACATTTGacataaaaccaaaaaaagcaTGCCTGTTAAATCGCTAAGCTTAATGAGTCACATTTCAACAAATGTTTCACATTCTAAAAAACAATGgttgttttaataaattatttatgtatatttataaaaaCAGCAACGGACCAAAAAGAATAAATGCGTTGACTAAACTGCTATGAGAAAGTTGTAGCTTCGGGCGCCGCCTAGTGTCACTCTACGGGACAACACCAACAAAGCTTGTGGCAATGACACATGACAATTGTATCagtattaaatgtattttttcacCCTTTTTGATTGTAAGCTAAATAAACTATAATTTGCAGTCAAGCAGTGTGGACAtaccaaacaaacaaagtatCTGAGGAGTTAAGACATTGGAGTTTTAACTCTATCGCTAGCTAAATGTTTGTAGCCTAGCTGtcgttaacttcctgtttacctaACCAACGTTACTTTGAAAAAAATCCGGAAAGTGAAACAGCGACAGTCAACGTAAACAACGCGAAGCACAGCACAACTTCAACACAATACATTTTCTATTAAAATCAGCGTGGCAAAGACACTGAAACACAACCGCAGTGCAGCAGGCTCACAGTCCTCCAAAAGGCGGTGCACCAAGACGAATGACTGATGCGAAAGCGACGACGAGAGCGATGGATAACTTCCGTTTTGGCATCTAGACAACTTCCGGTTTGTTGAGAAGCGTCAATTCCTATCCCAgcgaaaacacacaataaaatattCTACAAATTACGATTTACAAACACACGCCTGCTtacttgttgtgttgtttgttgtttgtcaaCCTAAATGAAGATCTTGTGAAGTAAAGGTTCATGGTATTTGCGTAAAATATAAACTGTCTCATAAACCATCCACAAAATGATGAATTATTtgtcaaatgtatttgttgttgttcgTTGGAAAGTTCCTACAAATTCCGTTTTATGTTGTGTAATCTGTATTTATACATGGAAATAGATTCAGTCACAGCCACTTGCTGAAACCAATGATTTATATATTGTTACAGAAAGTTGAAGCACTGCCCACACACATCCAGCAGAGGGTAGAAGAACTCTGGCTCTTTGTCTTTACTGTGTCTCtacaaaaaaacaccaacacagaaTATATGTGACTTACCATATGAATATACAATAactttgttgtactgtacatttaacaCGGAAAGGTTATCAAAGCTCTAGAAACGTTCTTCAGCCTCAGGGCTAAACAGGCCTGCTTCCTCCGGGAGCTGGGCTCACTGTGTTGAGTTTACATGGGCTTTGTTGCTTTGCACAGGTTTGTTCTTTATTCTGTCCTGCTCTCACAGTCCACAGAGGGCTCTTACGTGTTGGCGCTCCAATGTTTGCCACCGTCTGTACGTGGGCCCTGTGTCAGACTAGTGACCCGTCCAGTGTGTGTTCTGTCTTTGACCCAGTGACACCTTGgaccagctccagcaggttcaCAATCGCGGGTTCAAAACCCTCATCCTGCATGTTGCCTATGAAGTGCTCTTCAGACACCCACCGCTTCTGTGTTGCTCTAAGGCACACCTGACGCAAACTCACGCTCTGTAAATTAACTCATGTCTTGGACAGAGGTTTTATTGGCTCTGACCACGGAAAACCTTGAATTCAACATTGCGAATTCGTGGAAAGCAGACCAGCGTGCGACTGCTGACCAGCTCGAGGGTTATTGTTATGTTTGGCCCCACGGAGCGGAGCCTTCAGCCCCGAGTGGGAGCGTGGTTGTTTCTCCATCTGCCACGACGTGGGCAGCGCCAGGTGCTGTTACAGAAGCCACACTGCACACGGGGCCCTTCACAGGGTGCAGAGTCAGCCGGTTTGGAACACTGTGGTAAATATTCACAGTATCTCCTCGTGCCCATGGAAGAAATATATAATCCTTGAGGGGGATTATTACATGTGCAGTGGTATTAAGATAACAGTTTGCATGCACAAAGCCTGTATTCTGTGTAGATGTAGGCGTCCTAGAGAACGCTGAACTccttgtggaaacatttaatgcAGGAGCCTTTTTCATAGTGTAACAAAACGCCTAATAGTTCAGCACTTACATCTAGAAAAGCTGACTGTCGGAGACAAGATGCCACAATGGCACAACATTGGACACGAGCCATTCACATCAGATGTCAGTGAAATGTGGCCCATTTATTCAGGTGAGTCATCAGTGTGTGGACCTGGTCCACTGACAGATGCTGGCGCATCACTGCTTGTCTGTAGCAACGCATTATTCATCACATTATCACATAAAAACCTTTTATTATGTGTGTGAAATTCTGATAGAGTGGCCTGAAAGATGCCCTGTAAGATCACTGCCGACAGGAAGTCTTTTATTAAGTCCCTTTTCAAGAGTAACATGTTTAAAGAATACTTCATGTACCAAAGGTTTCCACTAAGTACAGCAGGAGTATGAGTGTTCTGTGAA
Above is a window of Betta splendens chromosome 9, fBetSpl5.4, whole genome shotgun sequence DNA encoding:
- the si:dkey-193c22.1 gene encoding uncharacterized protein si:dkey-193c22.1 isoform X2, with amino-acid sequence MSGLRDHMSVPVAVGVLLVGVPYSVSIAVQWFYGWPIKPGYKKYIEALKPRRIYTLTRAVLETLKYLQYGRLYIQWKSWYNNNKNHKHFKKGITFGRRSNKLDLYYPPHERMAGDILTPLVVFVYGGAWGSGERTIYCLLAKQMADELNATVICPDYCIYPKGNVLGMVQDIADCLVWAQENGEKFNFDKDSIVLIGHSAGAHLCALTTLFLTDTRDELFIELSQQQDITRAVRGVIGLSGVYDIMEHYKHEQKRAVEYISSMHKAMNGVENFAYYSPTHVVKNLNQDKLDSSLSVKVSLLLLPKVNHTEMVTDIMAPNRFFYQLIYGCIKQEFRKLLGT
- the si:dkey-193c22.1 gene encoding uncharacterized protein si:dkey-193c22.1 isoform X1 codes for the protein MSGLRDHMSVPVAVGVLLVGVPYSVSIAVQWFYGWPIKPGYKKYIEALKPRRIYTLTRAVLETLKYLQYGRLYIQWKSWYNNNKNHKHFKKGITFGRRSNKLDLYYPPHERMAGDILTPLVVFVYGGAWGSGERTIYCLLAKQMADELNATVICPDYCIYPKGNVLGMVQDIADCLVWAQENGEKFNFDKDSIVLIGHSAGAHLCALTTLFLTDTRDELFIELSQQQDITRAVRGVIGLSGVYDIMEHYKHEQKRAVEYISSMHKAMNGVENFAYYSPTHVVKNLNQDKLDRVPPFILLHGTNDIIVPVESSTKFSVILSSLSVKVSLLLLPKVNHTEMVTDIMAPNRFFYQLIYGCIKQEFRKLLGT